One window of the Clostridia bacterium genome contains the following:
- the cadA gene encoding cadmium-translocating P-type ATPase: MSRWLWLPPAATAVLGLAAWQAGAHGHPTAALAGWLLAYVAGGAESAWEGLRSLARGRVDVDFLMVVAAIGAAVVGRWEDGAILFFLFSTSNALQEYALNRTRQAVSALMGLRPDTATVVDEAGERRVRVEDVPLGARVVVRPGERIPLDGKVVEGASSVDQSAITGESAPVPKEPGDDVFAGTVNLDGVLEFRVERTAEQTTLARLVALVAEAQERKAQLQLWTERFEERYSLVVLAGTALTLLVPLLLWHEPFAQSFYRAMTVLVAASPCAVVIAAPAAVLSALASLARHGVLVKGGAHLERLATIDAVAFDKTGTLTSGRPQVVAVHAAPGYAEPDVVGLAAALEARVDHPLAHAIRQRASALAAPAPAVTDIQARAGRGVAGRLVESGQAAYVGSPAFIGDLGVRVPDALVDAVRRHEEAGETVVVVALGEEAVGVITMMDRPRPQAAAALQELHAAGVKEIVMLSGDQPRVVERVAAGLDIDTAYGGLLPEQKVAILKTLGKTRRVAMVGDGINDAPALASATVGVAMGGAGTDVALEAADVVLMGDDLRALAYAIRVARRTQAVIRQGLAFAVAVIVVLVALALSGRIGLPVGVVGHEGSTVVVVLSGLRMLLATPRHARVTARAGVGQVEMAERDAPNPAQ, encoded by the coding sequence GTGAGCCGGTGGCTCTGGCTTCCGCCCGCCGCCACGGCCGTCCTGGGTCTCGCCGCTTGGCAGGCCGGCGCGCACGGCCACCCGACGGCCGCGCTCGCCGGGTGGCTGCTCGCGTACGTCGCGGGCGGCGCCGAATCGGCCTGGGAGGGCCTGCGATCCCTCGCGCGCGGGCGCGTCGACGTCGACTTCCTCATGGTCGTGGCGGCGATCGGCGCTGCCGTCGTCGGCCGCTGGGAGGACGGCGCCATCCTCTTCTTCCTCTTCTCGACCAGCAACGCGCTTCAGGAGTACGCGCTGAACCGCACGCGCCAGGCGGTGAGCGCGCTCATGGGACTGCGGCCCGACACGGCGACGGTCGTCGACGAGGCCGGCGAGCGCCGCGTGCGGGTCGAGGACGTGCCGCTGGGCGCGCGGGTCGTGGTGCGTCCGGGCGAGCGCATCCCGCTCGACGGCAAGGTGGTCGAAGGCGCGTCGTCCGTCGACCAGTCCGCGATCACCGGGGAGTCGGCGCCGGTGCCGAAGGAGCCGGGCGACGACGTCTTCGCCGGCACGGTGAACCTCGACGGCGTCCTGGAGTTCCGCGTGGAACGGACGGCGGAGCAGACGACCCTCGCGCGTCTGGTCGCGCTTGTCGCGGAGGCGCAGGAGCGCAAGGCGCAACTGCAACTGTGGACGGAGCGCTTCGAGGAACGGTACTCCCTCGTGGTGCTGGCCGGCACGGCGCTCACGCTGCTCGTCCCGCTGCTCCTGTGGCATGAACCGTTCGCACAGAGCTTCTATCGCGCGATGACCGTGCTGGTGGCCGCGTCGCCCTGCGCCGTGGTCATCGCCGCGCCGGCCGCGGTCCTGTCGGCGCTCGCCTCCCTCGCGCGCCACGGCGTGCTCGTGAAGGGAGGCGCGCACCTGGAGCGGCTGGCGACGATCGACGCTGTCGCGTTCGACAAGACGGGCACGTTGACCAGCGGCCGGCCGCAGGTGGTGGCGGTGCACGCGGCCCCCGGGTACGCGGAGCCGGACGTCGTGGGCCTCGCGGCGGCGCTGGAGGCCCGGGTCGACCACCCCCTTGCGCACGCGATCCGCCAGCGCGCCTCGGCGCTGGCGGCGCCCGCGCCGGCGGTGACCGACATCCAGGCAAGGGCCGGCCGCGGCGTGGCGGGCCGCCTCGTCGAATCCGGCCAGGCGGCGTACGTCGGCAGCCCGGCATTCATCGGCGACCTTGGCGTCCGCGTTCCGGACGCGCTCGTGGACGCCGTGCGCCGGCACGAGGAGGCCGGCGAGACGGTCGTGGTCGTGGCGCTGGGCGAGGAGGCCGTCGGCGTGATCACGATGATGGACCGCCCGCGGCCGCAGGCGGCCGCCGCCCTTCAAGAGCTGCACGCCGCCGGCGTGAAGGAGATCGTGATGCTGAGCGGCGACCAGCCGCGGGTCGTGGAGCGCGTGGCCGCGGGGCTCGACATCGACACGGCCTACGGCGGGCTGCTCCCGGAGCAGAAGGTCGCGATCCTCAAGACGCTCGGCAAGACGCGCCGGGTGGCGATGGTCGGCGACGGCATCAACGACGCACCGGCCCTTGCCTCGGCGACGGTCGGCGTCGCCATGGGCGGCGCGGGAACCGACGTGGCCCTGGAGGCGGCGGATGTGGTGCTCATGGGCGACGACCTCCGCGCGCTGGCGTACGCCATCCGCGTGGCGCGCCGCACGCAGGCCGTCATCCGCCAGGGATTGGCGTTCGCGGTCGCGGTGATCGTGGTGCTCGTCGCGCTGGCGCTGTCCGGCCGGATCGGGCTGCCGGTGGGCGTCGTCGGCCACGAGGGCAGCACGGTCGTGGTGGTGCTCAGCGGGCTCAGGATGCTGCTCGCCACGCCGCGCCACGCGCGCGTGACGGCGCGGGCCGGTGTGGGCCAGGTGGAGATGGCCGAGCGGGACGCGCCGAACCCGGCACAGTGA
- a CDS encoding transcriptional repressor, protein MIVRAETVAERLRARGFRLTAPRWAVIRYLEGNDRHPTAQEIFEALHPQYPGLSLTTVYNTLSTLQEIGALAALPNGPDGQRFDPNLEPHANLICRECGRVVDVPADGLAELLRGMAERAGFELPAYVVDVHGRCAACRAKEAAS, encoded by the coding sequence GTGATCGTGCGAGCCGAAACGGTCGCCGAACGCCTGCGGGCCCGCGGATTCCGGCTCACGGCGCCGCGCTGGGCCGTCATCCGGTATCTCGAGGGCAACGACCGTCACCCGACGGCGCAGGAGATCTTCGAAGCCCTGCACCCGCAGTACCCTGGGTTAAGTCTTACCACCGTATACAACACGCTGTCGACCTTGCAGGAGATCGGCGCCTTGGCCGCCCTGCCGAACGGCCCGGACGGGCAGCGGTTCGACCCGAACCTGGAGCCGCACGCCAACCTGATCTGCCGCGAGTGCGGCCGCGTCGTCGACGTGCCCGCGGACGGCCTGGCCGAGCTTCTTCGCGGCATGGCCGAACGGGCCGGGTTCGAGCTCCCGGCGTACGTCGTCGACGTCCACGGTCGCTGCGCCGCCTGCCGCGCAAAGGAGGCCGCTTCGTGA
- a CDS encoding glycerophosphodiester phosphodiesterase gives MEPRRHPLILGHRGLPSEAPENTLSSFRKALEAGADGVELDVRLARDGIPVVVHDVDMRRTTEARGCVDELDSEEIRLCSVRWRGRVVTTVHVPTLAEVLRDLPPGTTVDVELKPQHGDAEMLASAVHDACSAGRDLDFIFSSFELEPLLALRRRRSNARLWLNCTWATGLAVRNARRGELAGVAFWHLLLTPWLVRQVHQLGLEVAAWPVNHPERAKALARWGVDVLITDRRRVIQAFA, from the coding sequence ATGGAACCCCGTCGACACCCGTTGATCCTCGGCCACCGGGGCCTTCCCTCCGAAGCGCCCGAGAACACCCTGTCGTCCTTTCGCAAGGCCCTCGAAGCCGGTGCGGACGGCGTGGAGCTGGACGTCCGGCTCGCGCGCGACGGCATTCCGGTCGTCGTCCACGACGTCGACATGCGCCGGACCACCGAGGCTCGCGGGTGCGTGGACGAGCTCGACAGCGAGGAGATCCGCCTCTGCTCCGTCCGGTGGCGCGGCCGCGTCGTCACCACCGTGCACGTGCCCACGCTCGCGGAGGTGCTGCGGGACCTGCCGCCCGGCACCACCGTCGACGTCGAGCTCAAACCCCAGCACGGGGATGCGGAGATGCTGGCATCGGCCGTCCACGACGCCTGCTCGGCCGGGCGCGATCTCGACTTCATCTTTTCCTCGTTCGAGCTCGAACCGCTGCTGGCGTTGCGCCGCCGGCGCTCGAACGCCCGTCTGTGGCTCAACTGCACGTGGGCGACGGGTCTCGCCGTCCGGAACGCGCGGCGCGGCGAACTGGCCGGGGTGGCGTTCTGGCACCTTCTTCTCACGCCCTGGCTCGTGCGCCAGGTCCACCAGCTTGGTCTGGAAGTCGCCGCCTGGCCGGTGAATCATCCGGAACGGGCGAAGGCCCTGGCCCGCTGGGGCGTCGACGTCCTCATCACGGACCGGCGCCGCGTCATTCAGGCCTTTGCTTGA